The region AATGGGATGAATTAAATTCTGACTCAGTTTCCAAATGTTCTGAAATCAGTGTCTTGCTAAGCGAGCTCAACTTGGCTAAGTGAGAAGTCGCAATCTTTAAAAAATTTGAAATATGGTCATTTGCTAGCCGAGCAGAGTTTGGATAAGAGAGAGGTGGCTTAGTGATTTTGCACTGAGCGGACTAAGCAAGCGTTGGCACATGTCAATGTGCGCTTAGCGAGAAACAATGCATTATTTATTACATCTTGGTTCCATAACTATGATTTTTTATAGATTTAAAAACAATAACTAGAAAAACTGTAAAATGAGTTGGGTTTCCTCCCAACAAACGTTGCAGCTTGATAGTTATCAGTGTTACGTGATACCAATTACCTTAAAACTTACCTCATGGTCTTTGATTCTGAGCTTTACTTGACCCGTGTCAATGCCACCGCCATTCTTGCAATTTTTATGGATGGTCTTCCTAGAATGAGACCTATCTTTAGGCATACCTCGATATTTAGCACCATGAAATATATAAGTAATTAGAATTTATCAATTTTAATCATATATTATTTGATTGTTCCCACCGGTTTCCTACATGTTTTGTCTACCATTTGTAGTGTTGTTATAGTTGCCTCAATTTGGAGGTCACTCATTTTATTTACCACTGACAATTATATTACATTTACACTTGAAACCAATTTATGAGTGCATTTCCAACTTCCATAGTACCTATGGATATAGGTAACATGACTGCACCAGGATCTGCTTCCTTATAGGATAGAGTTTGTTGGATGATCTTGCAGTTTTCCTCCAGCAAATCCTACGGTGTTTCAATTTCTTTCTCCTTGGCTTGAACAATAATGATTTTGTCAGTAACAAAAATATTACAATACTCTTTTGTATTAGTTTGGTGTCTATATTGAATGTGTCTTTTTGTTTGTCATCCAAATGTTTTGCTAATTAGCCAACTTGTGTCTCAAGGTTCCTTATGGAGGATTAAATGTTCTTTTGGATGGCAATAGACACCTGCATAAGCTGATTGAGTGTATCCTCCAACTTTTTTGCTTTATCTTATTGTGAAGGTGTTGCACTTCTGCTCCATGTCCCCATATTTCCCCCCTCCAAGTATCCCTTTCCTTGAAAGGATTACGCATGATGGCCATGACGTCTCCCCCACTAATAGGAGTCAAGGAAAATAGAGAATCTTCTTGGTAAGTGTGGTAGGTGGCCTTAGAGAAAAGCTCCATCTTGTCTGCCTCATGGGGATTTTTGGATAAATGACAGATCTTCCACAGACATAGCATCCACAACAGATTCATCGGGAGTATGAGGAATTCGTACAAGAAGAACAGTGGGCAGTCTGAGGAAAGGAGTAGTTGATCCTAAAGTAGCTCCCTCAGAAAGATGGTCCCATTTAAGGGAATCCTCGTCCAAATAGAACTATGGCCCTCGACCTATCTTTGTCTAAGTAATAGAATTTGTGGTTGACCCTCCACAAGCAGAGTGGCAACAACAATAGTAAGTTTATCGACCCCCAGGGCAGCTGTAGTAGCTCGACAATAGACGATGCGACAAGAGTTGTAGGAGGAAGGGTAATGGTCTGGCCTATGGGACCAGGCTTGACACCTTGAGTGGAGGAAATAGTGAAGATCATTTGCAACTTATCCATTTTATCTGCAAAATACAAACATGCATGTCAAAAAATCCCAAAGACTCCGTCCTCAACAAAGATTCATTTCCTCTCTGCGCGATCGGCTACACTCACAATAGCGTGAGTATCGATAGACTTCTTCCTCTACAAGGAATAAAACACTTCACTAGGGATGAACCCTTCTTCATAACCAAGTCCCTAGTATAGAGACTTCAGATCCCCCCTCATCATAACTTTTTCAGCAAAAAGAGAATCAAGTTTGATGTTGTAAGAATGGGCCTTAAAGGAGAAATTGGGTCAACACTAGTATTTTATAAACATGTTCTTGCAATAACGAGAATACTCAATCAGGCTTGAGAAGAATGCAAGATGAGCCTCCAAAGTACGAAGTCTCACAAGTACAAAGTGCCTCAGAAAGtcaccccagtcatcggtgaaGGGGTCAAACTAGGGAAGGTCCTAACGAATCTCAACAAGCCCCTGATCCCGGATATCATTATGGGAAGTATGTAAACATgtaaaaaattgaaaaaatatgaagaaaaagtTTCCAAGACTTATACATGGCCCAAAACTGGAACATCTTCATGTAGGCCCAAGAGTCTGGTTGAAACTAAGAGGTGGAAACCTTCAAGCACTTCAACACGACTGCCTCAAATTCAGATAGAGGTTGCCGCATATTCATCCAGACAAATATACACTCATAAAAGGGTTCTGAACAACCGTCAAAGGGGCTACAAATTCGTTTTTCCGAGTCCATAGAAAGGACCGACCAATCAGAAGAGGAGTCAACCATGATACTGGTCGCGTCTATGGCCGCCTCAATACTGAGGACAGAAGGGGGTCCTTACTATTTCTGCCGCCACTCAAATATATTTGTTTGAATTATTCGACTCCACCAGCACAACCCTTTTTAGAGATAGTTCATCAATCTTAAAAAGGCACATAAGGTTTAAGCCAGTAAACTCCATTTGGTCGTCCCTTGCACTTTAGATGGTCCTTGATGTCGGCATCGCTAGGGTCTCGCTTGTAGGCTTTTGATATGCTTGAACAAAATCTTTAGCCCGCTCCCTTCTCAAGTTAGCAACCTTCATTTTTTGAGTCTATAAATCACGAAAAGTCAAAGTTCTGATAGCATGAGAAGAAAGGGGCACATAAGCAGTCGCGTGATCACCCTCAACGTTATAATTAAAGAAGAGAGCGTTGAAGGAAGAATTCCTAGAGGAAGCTTCGTCATCCTAAGAGCCCACATAGAGTCTTTTTGCATCAAAATCATTGGTTATAGATATGACCCCAGGGCCTAAGCGGTCGTGGATGAAGTGGGAAGGGTTTAAACCATAATATATTCTTGTTCTCGTTATAGGAGAGGCAGCACTTTGAGAATCACTCTCCAAGCTAATAAGACTACCACTCATTATGACTGAGATAAAGAAAATACTGGAGATATTAAATATGAAGGTAAAGAGGATACATAATAAAGCAAAAGATGACAAGGAAGCAAAGTGTAATGAGAAAAAATAGAAGCTTTGAGCAGGGAGCCAACTactctctctctatatatatatatatattatatatatatatatatatatatatatatgtatgaAAGCAAGCAATAGTCTAGATCATCGGAAGTAAGAAGTTATAAATCTATGGCTGGATTTCTCCATGGAAGCGTAAGGAAAATCAAGTGCACCAGAGTGCACTATAAGAAGTGGAATTCCCTAACTAGTCACCTCAAACCAATGGTCAGGAAAGGGTAGTGAAATATTTCAATGATGGAAAAGCATTTAATGCACATGTTCTTCATTATTCTTACAATTGATCCAAGGCGTTCCACTACTAACCAAAATGAACGACATCCTTAGAGGGAGGTCATGACTACTAAGACTTTCCCGTCTAATAATCGTCCCACAAGCCTTGCGGGAAATTGTTCTTAGCCGACCAAATAACTCACTCTAAATGACTCAACTTATAAAATCTTTCATTTCAGGCACTCAAGGTACATTCTTCTGATCTTCGCTTTTATTACACTCATCTAGAATTTTGAGCTGACTTAAGCGTTGGAGTGTTAACTCATAGAATTCAGTATTCCTATAAATAACCAACTGCACACATCTTGAAGTTCAGTTATACTTTCATAACAGAAAATAATAGAACTCTCTCGAACCTTCAAAATCGGCATAATGATATGTAGCAAGTATATGCTTCACAATGAAGAGTTCTTCATCCTCTTTCAATTCTTAATATGGTACATATCTTCTGATATTGTAAACACGCTTCTCAGTGAAACTGCACTAGATGGACTACTTGATGAAAGTCGTTATCATTCAATATAGTGATGAAAGTCGTTATCATTCTTTAGTCGCTCTCACCACGACCTCATGTTCTTCTTACTCCCTATGTTGCACGCCAATCTCAAGCTTACATCACTGATACTGAACAATGCAACTCAGTCATCAAGCTCGCAATGGTATCCTGATTCAGGTGCTACTCACCATGTAACCTCCAATCTTTAGCATTTTCTGGATAGCATCTCTACATCTGGTTCTGATCAAGTTATGCTAGGAAACAAACAAGGTTTTTCTATCACCTCTCTTGGAAATACATATTTTCACTAACCACACAAACCACACACAACACTAGCTTTACACAACCTATTGTTAGTTCCCAAACTTACCAAAAAATCTTATCTATGTTAGTCAGTATGCTAAAGATAATCAAGTGTATTTTGAATTCCACCCTGATTTGTTCCTTGTTAAAACTCAGACTACATCTGACGTACTAATGCAAGGCTCATTAGGAAAATATGACCTCTAACCTTCATATTCAGTTTGCTCTCAAACAATTGGGAAAACTTGATTATTTCATGGAAATGGAAACTTATTTTTATTTCAAATCAAGTACATTAGATATCTACTTTGCAAAACCAATATGCATGAGGCAAAGGGTTTACCTACACTTATGATTTCTAATCTAAATCTGTCCAAACTTTGCTCAAATTATCTAAATGGTCCAACACACTATAGATCAATTGTCGAAGCTCTTCAGTATACCACAATAATAAGGCCAAATATCAACTACTCTGTTAATAAAGCATGCCAATTTCTCTCCAGTCCCTTGAAAGCCTTTGGACAACAATAAAAAGAATTTTGAAGTATCTCAGAAGCACTATTGACCATGGTATCCTCTTAAATCCCGCACCAATGACCAAACCATTAGTTATCACTGTCTTCTATGATGTTGATTGGGGTGTTAACCTTAATGCCAAAAAGTCAACTTTAGAGTCTTGCATTTATCTTGGTCCTAATCTAGTCTTTTGGTGGTCCAAGAAACAAATACTTGTGGCAAGATTTAGCACTGAAGTTGACTATATGAGTTTGGCCAACACAATTGCAGAAGTGTTGTTGCTAAAATCTTTTCTCCAAGAACTCAAAGTTCCATCCACTGCTCCTATCTCTACTTTGTCACGTTGTTTGTGCATTACCTCACTAGTCGTACTGGCATTACTAAAAATGGATTTAAAACTCACTTGTCATGTGCATCCaatcaaattttcaaattcattTCATCAACCGTTATGTAACTTAAACAGAAAGTATGTTCAAGAATCAATTATAAATCAATGCTTAATAAATCCCTTAATGAGTTTATGTTAATATTATAAAGATCGAAATAAACCTCTTTTCTCATCTAGTTTTGCACCCAAATTTACTATCTCTATCACAATAAGATTCATTGCACAATAATACACAACAACAACTAAGTTTTATCCCATAAAGTAGAACCGACTACATTGATCAATTTGTGCCATAATGTTTTATCCAAGACCATACTTATATCTAAATCATTAATCTCAATATTTTTCTTAATAACTTCTCTTATGGTCTTTCTCTCCCTCTAATTATTTGATTTCTTTCCATCTAATCTACTCTTCTTATCCCATAATTTATCTGTCTTCTCTCTACATGCTCAAACCATATAAGTCTATTTTCCATCATCTTTTCGACTATAAATATTACCCAAACACTCTCTCTAACTAAACAATAATACACCCATCAGATTTTTTTTCTTAATAAAACATTTTCGTACTTATTTGCTCTTAAATAGATATGTAGAGATGTACTAAGTAAAAGAGTAGAAAGGATACATCTCAATCAATACATCTTGCTATAAATTAGGAAGATCAAAACATGAAAGCATGTGACTCAACAAATGAAACAAGACACTCTTAAAAGTAGTCATCTCATTTGATACATCCTCAAACGATTAGTCTCGCATTCCTTTCACTTATCCAATCAATCAGTTTTTCATAAAAATTTCAACTCtaaccttttctttttttcttttaaagttttTTAGACATTACGCAATAAAAATGGCAGAAGTCATTGCACAGGAGATATGTGACACCATCCTTTGAAGGAATAGCAATAACAAGGTGACAAGAGCAGGAGGAACCAACTTAAAGCATGTACTTTAACTCTATCAAATATACTTTAACTCTATCAAATCAAATGTATTCTAACTTCAAATATACTTTAACTCTATCGAATGTACTCTAACTCTATAAATGTACATTCCCTTTACATTCTTCCTTTGgatttacaaaaaaaataaattaataacTCATCTCATGTTGTACAGGATGAACCAGTAAATGACAACATCCCTGGAAATTCTTAAAAATTGCAGAATACCAGGGGTTAGGTTTTTAAACAATATCGGCCGTCTATGCAGTGCTAAAATAGTTGCATGTTCGCAAAAATTCCCAATTTGTATAATTCATTTGATAATTAAAAAGATTTAGGAAGAGAAACCATTTGGGAAGGGTCATCTTTTCCTGAGCAACAAAGTTTGCAAGGAACAGGGAACTTTTGAGAGCACCAATGATCTGGTACACTAAAAAAATATGTAGACATAAACTTTCTAAACCGCTTCTTGTACTCCTTTGGAGAAATTACAGTTGGCATGTGATTCTTGGGCACTACAAGTGAAGACTTCATCCATGTCTCCAGATGCTTGTCCCAGGTATACTGCCTGAGATAATCAATGATTCCGCAAACAAGCTCGCGCTTCTGAGAATCAACTCCAACAAGTAAGGAGTAATCCATCACATTGATTGACTGCATATTCGAgaaaataatgaaaatgaaaCTATTAAGAGACATGAAAATATATTTGataaaaaacaaattaaataGCAGATTTCAATGACAAAAGTTAGGCTCAAAATACTTTATCGTAGACTTACATTGAGAAAAGATGTGTCATTCCAAATAGCACGCTGAAGAACTCGCTTTGCTTTATGACTGACATATAATGGGGAAGAGTTCATGTCTTCCACAAAGTTCTGATCCAAAAGAACATCCTCAGCACCAGCAGCATCAGAAGTATACCGCTCAAAAAGAGCACCTTTAAGATCATACTGGCGTACAATATTTCGATTGTAGGCAAGATTTTCCATCACCATGAGGTCATGTTTAACCTCTTTTCCACTTTTAATGTGTCTTCTAGTAACCTACATAGATATTGAAATATTcaaaaaggagaaaaaaattgGCAAATGAGAGAAAAAGAAATGTATAAAACAAAGCACCAACCTGATATATCCCCAAGACTTTTGCTAGACATGTTTGGCTACCAGACTCAAATGACTCTCTCATGTGTTTGAAATATAGAGAAGAGAATCCCAAAAATGCTTCAAGTTCCGTCTTCTTGATTTCCTTTATGATGAACCTCTCATCAAGTGTTTTTGCGAAAAAAGACTTGCTTTTTCCACCTTTGGCATCCCAATTCATACAACGGCTTAAAGAAGCAATATAATCAATCTCAGATGAGCAACAACAACTTCTAAGTGCACGGAACTGCTTATAATAATGACAAACCACAGAATATTTTTCCCTCCCAAGTGATTTTGCATAACCCAGATGAACTTCTTTGCTATGGTTTCCTGTGGCACGAAATGATCTTGACTCTTCTGAAGACATGCTTCCAGTAGAATGCACAGAATCTGAATCTAGAGAGTCGTGCAAAGAATCTGTAGATTTTGAAGTTATCCCACCTTCTTTCACATCACCTTCATCAATTTCTGTCACCTCAGATGAGTCTTTCAACAAGGACAGTGCACAAGCAATTATGCTTGAGGGTTCACCCTCAAAGTCAGACACGACATGATTATCTGTCTTGAGAGGAATGTGCAACCTTGGACCTTCCTCAGTGGTGAATTGATTGGCTGTGGGCACATGTTCTGAGATAGAGCTGCAAAGATATTCAAATTTTGGAAAGAAGCTTCTCTGAAATTCCCTTATGCCTATCTGCCGAATATCAGAAAATGGCTTCCAGAACCATTCATCCGAATCTTGCAATTTGGAAACAGGTGAATACAGTGAAGCACTCTGGTTTAACACCTTTGAATCAGCAATTGGACGACTAGGTTGAATATTTATAGCAACTGGAAAGTTTTGATGTACTTGAATATGGCCATTTGCTGAAGGAAACTGAGTGAAAACATTTGAACTCGATTCCAACTTGGGGTCAGAATATCCCTTTGATCCCAAACCGTCAACAGTTTGTATTTTCACATTCTGTGGGATATCAAAAGTTTTAGATGGATCACCCTGTTCATTGCACTCTAGAGGAGATCCACTGATAGGGATTTCCTTTATTGAGATTTCATTTACTTTCACAGATGTTTCTGACATAAATTTCACATGGGTGTCCCCATTCACATTGCCATCTTCCCTAAAATTACCTCTAGATGCAACTTCTCTACCAGCAATACCTTCCACCTTCGAATAGCTGTACTCTTGCACAACTTTCTCAGGTGAGCATAGTGATTTCAAGCGTTGACCCCACACAACGGATTCAATAAGAAGATCCCACATCAATCGGTTAAGACTGAGAAGATTGAAGGTAGCCTGATCTGGATCAACTTTCTTAGCAACCACCATCTTGATGTAAACCTGTTAAATGTTAATATAAAACAGTTAAGAGGAAGGCGTCAGAGTATTCGTATTAATTGCAAGTTTCTATTGGGAGGACAAACCAGAAaccaatagaaatgaaaattaaCGAATGTATCACTTGCATGTTGCAACAAATTAAATCTTTCCGTTATGTGTACACTATAAATTAAATTTTTGATAGGAATTGAAGCTTCTAATTTGAGCTTTAGTAATATCAAATTTTAAACATATACAGTACCGCCTCTATCACAGATTTTATGTAACTTTCATTCAATGCATGGTACTGTTAAGAGTTGTTATAATACGTTACCAGAGTTTAGTCTTCTTGAATTATGGGCTCGGCCCACATGTCGTTCTTATTATAGTGCATCTCATTACTGTATTCTCATATCTCCTCTATATATACGCACTGTCTTTATCTTTCTACATGGTATTAGAATTAATTATGGCTTCACACAGTGCATAAGAGTATTACCATGCCTcctctctttctctttctctttccAAATGATGGCAAGATCTAGGGAAGAGACAGAATACAGGACTATGACTCAAACTACTTGTGAATTCATATGGGCAAAATAGATATTGGATGAGATGGGATTTCACAATATTTGTCCTATGAAATTATGGTGTGAATATGATAACCAGCTTACCATACATAATACATCAAATCCAGTTTTTCTTGAAAGAATAAAACAAATTGCGGTAGATTGTCACTTCATTCGTGAGAAGGTTTAACAGGATCTTATATCTGCTACATATGTTAGGACAGGACTAATATCTGCTACATTGTTTAGGACAGGTCACTTCATCGTAGTGTATGTATTACTGTATTATCGTGTCTCCTTTATTTCTAATCACTCTCTTTCTACAAGTATCTAAGTTAAGAAATATCATATTGAACAGATAAAAATAAATCCAAATTCAAAGGTATTGCGAATTTGAGGAGAATCAAGTTTGGGGTGAAAGTTGATTTACAAGAAATATCAAAATCGAGTAGTAACAGAAACCTAACCTCAAACTCTTCTCGTTCATTCTTTAACATCTTCTCAACCTCGGAGAACTCTCTTTTTGATCCTCGGTTAGGATTTGATCCATCAAAGTTTACTGTCTTCAAACAGTTTGCAATTTCTGTGAACAGTCTTATGCCTTTCATGTGCACCTTCAAACATGATTGCATGAGTTAGGAAAATAATTATGTGCATATATCAGCCTGTACAGATCTAAAAATATCTAAATGAAAATGTCCGAATAGAAAACATACTTTATCGGTCTCTTCCATAAGCCACTCTTGTTTTATAGCACCACCAAATTTTAGCTTGTGAGGAGGCATAGACACAGTATAAGTAGCAACTGAAGAATATCTGAACATTGCAACCATGTAACCTAGTCTGAATGATAAGAAAAGATACAATAAGACATACTATTATCAATTGAAACATAAACATGCAACGATAGCATCCTGCCAAACCCTCCTTCATTAAGCCAACAATGCAAAATGAGAACACGTACATCCCGAAAACATAAAAGTAATTCGGTAGAACATAATAGTGCAAAATGAGATTAACCAAATCTTGCGTAATGCAGTAAAATCTGAATCAGAATGTTGGAATCATTACAGTTTAGAAGTTACAATCCAAAATATATGCAGAAGATAAAGGAAAGTAAATCAAGGAAATATTTCAACACTAATTAAAATGTAAAACCATTTCTCTTAGTGTCAAATATTAAGACGAACATGTCAAACGGCATACGAATGTATAGAAgattttaatataaaaaaaaaagtcGCATGTAGATGATAATACCCAAAGAAGTGAAGAAAATCCCTATCAAGAGAGTGGCCACAGCTCAATTTGCTGCTAGATGAATAATGAGAAAGGCTAAGGTCCAAAAATTTTCCAAATGATAAACTGCGGGCAGTGGTGGATATCAACACTCTCTTTGTAGAGCAAGACTTGCATTTACCACAGCGGCTCCACATCCAAATTTTCCCCTCTTCCTCCCCAGGTAAAAAATCTCCTGTTGCCAATTGTTTCACTAGTATAGTGAGCTGTTTATTGTGATGTGCATAATAATAAAGGTGCGCTTCTGGCAATTCTTGACAGGTGTCACAATGTCTTGTCTGCATATATATAACAAAAACAATCAGTTAGACCATTAACGAAGTTCAATATCATTTTGAAGAAAAAATATACATAACCTCACACAAAAAGATACTTTTTATAAAATTATATTGCACTTGAAACAATACTGCCATACTTTGCCAACTCAAATAGTACATATATATACACATGAGTCT is a window of Lathyrus oleraceus cultivar Zhongwan6 chromosome 6, CAAS_Psat_ZW6_1.0, whole genome shotgun sequence DNA encoding:
- the LOC127094073 gene encoding putative 1-phosphatidylinositol-3-phosphate 5-kinase FAB1D: MCSMCHYCGASLTESNADNKKHGNQISLKLNGKVPLKHCKSCGGKLDRESVKCHSTSPFATPYISPTTSMSSTDSCVSTSSEFSVDANSFDRNSQEDSVVEGVMENLDHKFNLKSGNMMENDTPRLGIQEIDDYTMRDVEITDGDSFQDAKADENEYSFPDNLDNQTWEPPEPENPQDEMDNSVACNDDDEEQGIEIANLGERTSMSSSKDELCGGYKFRAEREKELVKVMNGKFKALVGQLLKSVGVSSSDEGDKSWVDIVTHLSWEAAAFLKPDGIGGNAMDPDGFVKVKCIAAGSRSQSQLFKGSVFKKHAAHKHMPTKYKNPRLLLIRGMLGHAMNELSSFKSMAQEKGYLKSKMDLINICHPNVILVEKTVSRDIQEAILDKGMTLVLDMKIHRLEKVARCTASPIMSCDDLDSQKLRKCDSIYFERFVEEHDANGEGGKKPTKTLMFIEGCPTRLGCTILLKGTHSDELKRIKCVVRCAVIMAYNLILETSFLVDQKAMFSTFPPVTVADILPINQESSDSSSINSSVPPTLEHSDENGVVSTDIPIYNGLHEKSNNGLTVESEELSPFSYEPYNPAIFTGFSAISTSLKKVMGDSFPFASAASYQSLSAYLGFNGRRPDGQVNTSVSIEEFPEADENTRIEENNDSNEINLLNDEQSPSSPLHLDSNGDISKVDSDKKKLQSKDDINAVLDSQSILVLMSSRNASKGTVCQQSHFSHIMFYKNFDIPLGKFLQDNLLNQTRHCDTCQELPEAHLYYYAHHNKQLTILVKQLATGDFLPGEEEGKIWMWSRCGKCKSCSTKRVLISTTARSLSFGKFLDLSLSHYSSSSKLSCGHSLDRDFLHFFGLGYMVAMFRYSSVATYTVSMPPHKLKFGGAIKQEWLMEETDKVHMKGIRLFTEIANCLKTVNFDGSNPNRGSKREFSEVEKMLKNEREEFEVYIKMVVAKKVDPDQATFNLLSLNRLMWDLLIESVVWGQRLKSLCSPEKVVQEYSYSKVEGIAGREVASRGNFREDGNVNGDTHVKFMSETSVKVNEISIKEIPISGSPLECNEQGDPSKTFDIPQNVKIQTVDGLGSKGYSDPKLESSSNVFTQFPSANGHIQVHQNFPVAINIQPSRPIADSKVLNQSASLYSPVSKLQDSDEWFWKPFSDIRQIGIREFQRSFFPKFEYLCSSISEHVPTANQFTTEEGPRLHIPLKTDNHVVSDFEGEPSSIIACALSLLKDSSEVTEIDEGDVKEGGITSKSTDSLHDSLDSDSVHSTGSMSSEESRSFRATGNHSKEVHLGYAKSLGREKYSVVCHYYKQFRALRSCCCSSEIDYIASLSRCMNWDAKGGKSKSFFAKTLDERFIIKEIKKTELEAFLGFSSLYFKHMRESFESGSQTCLAKVLGIYQVTRRHIKSGKEVKHDLMVMENLAYNRNIVRQYDLKGALFERYTSDAAGAEDVLLDQNFVEDMNSSPLYVSHKAKRVLQRAIWNDTSFLNSINVMDYSLLVGVDSQKRELVCGIIDYLRQYTWDKHLETWMKSSLVVPKNHMPTVISPKEYKKRFRKFMSTYFFSVPDHWCSQKFPVPCKLCCSGKDDPSQMVSLPKSF